A region of Candidatus Poribacteria bacterium DNA encodes the following proteins:
- a CDS encoding L,D-transpeptidase family protein, with protein MNGRSGLSSARITLFVIFILVISIVGVYAFVRSSNARIPRQFQHYESLFAQREYGLLAEELPKFIKKHPKFDGIPRAYFYLAVSLQERGDYRGALNAWQNALRLNSGRDILHRIYYGMGICHEKMNQIDRAVESFSNCFKVFPDGPFSPKALYNLGLLYGRKGNLSGAVESFKTLLERFPSDPQAKDAADTLGDLNLKYILKVTSIQYEVKRGDSLKLIARRFNSTPEMIMRASRLKSHLLRVGQTLNVPRPEFTLEVDLSDKLLLLKYKGFVVKTYPIGIGAPETPTPTGEFRIRNKIVNPTWYSPDGPIPPGDPNNLLGTRWMGISSQKVSLSKGYGIHGTTKPESIGKAQSDGCIRMLNGDVEELFGLVTIGTPVIIKEKIKRRIWFTPMRERRGGDVSSGQIGQG; from the coding sequence ATGAACGGAAGATCCGGTCTCTCATCGGCAAGGATCACGCTGTTCGTGATATTCATACTCGTCATCTCAATCGTGGGGGTCTACGCCTTCGTGAGGAGCTCCAATGCCAGGATCCCCAGGCAATTTCAGCATTATGAAAGCCTGTTTGCACAGAGGGAATACGGATTATTGGCCGAAGAGTTGCCCAAGTTTATCAAGAAGCACCCCAAATTCGATGGGATACCGAGGGCGTATTTCTATCTCGCCGTATCCCTTCAGGAGAGGGGGGATTATCGCGGGGCGCTGAACGCCTGGCAGAATGCCCTCAGGTTGAACAGTGGGAGGGATATCCTCCACAGGATCTATTACGGTATGGGGATCTGTCACGAGAAAATGAATCAGATCGATCGGGCTGTGGAGAGCTTCTCCAATTGTTTCAAAGTGTTTCCCGATGGACCATTCTCGCCCAAAGCCCTTTACAACCTCGGTCTTCTCTACGGCAGGAAGGGAAATCTCTCCGGGGCGGTCGAAAGCTTCAAGACGCTGTTGGAGCGATTTCCGAGTGATCCCCAGGCAAAAGATGCGGCGGATACCCTTGGCGATTTAAATCTGAAATACATCCTTAAGGTGACTTCCATTCAATATGAAGTTAAGAGGGGGGACTCGCTTAAACTCATAGCCCGCAGGTTCAACAGCACGCCTGAGATGATAATGAGGGCCAGCAGGCTTAAATCGCATCTTCTCAGGGTCGGTCAGACGCTCAACGTGCCCCGCCCGGAGTTCACGCTGGAGGTGGATCTAAGCGATAAGCTATTACTGCTGAAATACAAGGGCTTTGTCGTTAAAACCTACCCCATAGGGATCGGCGCTCCGGAAACGCCAACTCCGACGGGCGAATTCAGGATAAGGAACAAGATCGTCAACCCGACATGGTACTCCCCTGATGGACCTATACCTCCGGGAGATCCCAATAACCTGCTCGGCACGAGATGGATGGGGATATCGAGCCAGAAGGTCAGCCTCTCCAAAGGCTACGGCATACACGGCACCACTAAGCCCGAATCGATAGGCAAGGCTCAGAGCGACGGATGTATAAGGATGCTGAACGGGGATGTGGAGGAACTCTTCGGCCTCGTAACCATCGGGACGCCTGTAATCATAAAGGAGAAAATCAAGAGGAGAATCTGGTTCACACCCATGCGGGAAAGGCGTGGT